The following are encoded together in the Ictalurus punctatus breed USDA103 chromosome 1, Coco_2.0, whole genome shotgun sequence genome:
- the txnipb gene encoding thioredoxin interacting protein b, translating into MVVLSKKPKTFKIEFGDSTKAFYSSGDKVAGRVVVEVSETTRVAAMRLYGIGCANVEYSKGKQRCKDAIDYLKYQDVLHLDQQPTDSDGSIILRPGNRYKYTFGFELPQSGQLVSSYKGKFGSVEYYVKAVMERPCQSDVECKKYFEVEEPIDVNTPDLTSPAAGVTEKKLTCMFIPDGSVSITAKIDRKGYCEGENICIDAKFENTCSRIIVPKAAIIVTHTFRANGRTKVLREKISAVRGNHIISGMYDIWQGKTFRVPKLRPTILGCNIIHMDYTLMIYVHIPGSEKLTLELPLVIGTIPFTGFASRTSSMSSQEGSSAASSSLVSMPSAPPSYSEIPLHGCLDPFITPLLDDYTEDDSPIFMHAREYYQTPPPAYTEVQEGCNRSGTTLQLC; encoded by the exons ATGGTTGTTTTGTCTAAAAAACCAAAGACTTTCAAGATTGAGTTCGGCGATTCCACCAAGGCTTTTTATTCCAGTGGGGATAAAGTGGCTGGGCgagtggtggtggaggtgtcgGAGACTACTCGAGTTGCGGCCATGAGACTGTATGGAATCGGCTGCGCCAACGTGGAGTACAGCAAAGGAAAGCAGCGCTGTAAAGATGCCATAGATTACCTCAAATACCAAGATGTTCTTCACCTGGACCAGCAGCCTACAG ACTCAGATGGCTCTATTATTCTCAGACCTGGAAATAGATACAAGTACACCTTTGGGTTTGAGCTTCCCCAGTCAGG GCAGCTGGTGTCCTCATATAAAGGCAAATTTGGCTCTGTTGAGTACTATGTGAAAGCGGTGATGGAGAGGCCCTGCCAGTCAGATGTAGAGTGCAAAAAGTACTTTGAGGTGGAGGAACCGATTGATGTCAACACTCCCGACCTTACA tcCCCTGCCGCCGGAGTGACAGAGAAAAAGCTGACCTGCATGTTCATTCCTGATGGCAGTGTGTCAATCACAGCAAAGATTGATCGTAAGGGCTACTGTGAAGGAGAGAACATCTGCATCGATGCCAAATTTGAGAACACCTGCTCTCGCATTATTGTCCCCAAAGCTGCCATTATTGTCACGCACACTTTTCGGGCCAATGGCCGCACTAAGGTGCTCCGTGAAAAGATCTCAGCTGTCAGGGGCAATCATATAATCTCTGGCATGTATGACATATGGCAGGGTAAAACCTTCCGAGTGCCCAAACTAAGACCCACCATCTTGGGCTGCAACATCATCCACATGGACTACACTCTGATG ATTTATGTGCACATCCCAGGAAGTGAGAAGCTAACCCTAGAGCTTCCTTTGGTCATTGGGACAATCCCCTTTACTGGCTTTGCCAGTCGTACCAGCAGCATGAGCAGTCAAGAAGGGAGCTCGGCAGCATCCAGCAGCCTGGTGTCCATGCCCTCTGCTCCACCTAGCTACAGCGAAATACCTCTACATGGCTGCTTGGACCCATTCATCACACCATTGCTAGATGACTACACAGAAGATGACAGTCCTATCTTCATGCATGCGAGAGAGTACTATCAGACACCTCCTCCAGCCTATACCGAG GTGCAAGAGGGATGCAATAGAAGTGGCACTACCCTCCAGTTATGTTAA
- the hjv gene encoding hemojuvelin, with protein sequence MGMGTRAACNNHVQITWKHRIIIILLLVLLLASHAWAQCRILRCNSEFVAATLDLGGSGGGGGKDPGNVGYCSALRSYATCTRRTARACRGDLAYHSAVQGIEDLLIQHRCPKSGPTAQPRPLPQAPVSGDACFYEKSYVQREGRAPEYLHCGVFGDPHIRTFNNEFQTCAVPGAWPLIDNQFLYIQATSSHTRESSYATALTKITIIFKNWRECAEQQIYQAEVDNVPAAFVDGSTSSGERRGQHSLQVRSQALGRHAEIRAAHIGTTVVVRQSGHSLGLAVSSPRAIIESYTPEQDLQLCLWGCPASQRLHTPSVWPTTLAYIHCSSLLPAQDVYFQACLFDLLATGDMNSSSSALEALEDARAMITDPQKVHLVASAANRELSWLIAVFMPMVTFRLIF encoded by the exons ATGGGAATGGGAACACGGGCTGCCTGCAATAACCATGTACAAATTACATGGAAACATCGCATTATCATCATACTGCTGCTTGTTCTCCTTTTAGCTTCACAtg CATGGGCCCAGTGTAGGATCCTGAGGTGTAACTCAGAATTTGTGGCTGCAACATTGGACCTGGGaggcagtggtggtggtggtgggaaaGATCCAGGCAATGTGGGCTACTGCAGTGCCCTGCGCTCCTACGCTACCTGCACCCGGCGCACTGCCCGTGCCTGCCGTGGTGACTTGGCTTACCACTCTGCAGTGCAGGGCATCGAGGACTTGCTCATCCAGCACCGCTGTCCAAAGTCTGGGCCCACAGCTCAACCCCGCCCTCTACCCCAGGCCCCAGTATCTGGGGATGCCTGCTTTTACGAGAAAAGCTATGTGCAGCGTGAAGGCCGTGCACCAGAGTACCTGCACTGCGGTGTGTTCGGAGACCCTCATATCCGCACCTTCAACAATGAGTTTCAGACGTGTGCTGTCCCTGGAGCCTGGCCCCTCATTGACAACCAGTTTCTCTACATACAGGCCACCAGCTCACACACTAGAGAGAGCTCCTATGCCACTGCACTCACCAAG ATCactataatttttaaaaactggcGGGAGTGTGCTGAGCAGCAGATTTACCAGGCAGAGGTGGACAATGTCCCTGCAGCATTTGTAGATGGTTCTACAAGCAGTGGTGAGCGGCGAGGTCAGCACAGCCTGCAGGTGCGTTCCCAGGCCCTGGGACGCCATGCTGAGATCCGGGCAGCGCACATCGGCACCACAGTGGTGGTACGTCAGAGCGGCCACTCACTGGGGCTGGCTGTGAGCTCTCCACGTGCTATTATCGAGTCATATACCCCCGAGCAGGACCTGCAGCTGTGCCTGTGGGGATGTCCAGCCTCTCAGCGCTTACACACACCATCTGTGTGGCCCACCACGCTTGCATACATACACTGCTCATCTCTACTGCCAGCCCAGGACGTCTACTTCCAGGCATGCCTTTTTGATCTGCTGGCCACTGGGGACATGAACTCCAGCTCATCTGCGCTTGAGGCTTTGGAAGATGCCCGAGCCATGATTACTGACCCTCAAAAGGTGCATCTAGTGGCATCTGCAGCAAACAGGGAACTATCATGGCTCATAGCAGTATTCATGCCTATGGTTACATTTAGACTCATATTTTGA